The Candidatus Omnitrophota bacterium genome contains a region encoding:
- the acpS gene encoding holo-ACP synthase, with translation MIIGTGVDITEVGRLRKAIEKWGDTFLKRVFTDTELKNAQSRASFYQHLAGRFAAKEAVFKAMGDMKLGLKDIQVLNDKNGKPYCQLLNNKNANKGMDVLVSISHVKNYAVANAVITKKS, from the coding sequence ATGATAATCGGGACAGGCGTGGATATAACCGAAGTTGGCAGGCTGCGCAAAGCCATCGAAAAATGGGGAGATACTTTCTTAAAGAGGGTATTCACCGATACCGAATTGAAGAACGCGCAAAGCCGCGCCAGTTTTTACCAGCACCTGGCCGGAAGGTTCGCGGCCAAAGAAGCGGTGTTCAAGGCCATGGGGGATATGAAACTCGGCCTCAAAGACATCCAGGTATTAAACGACAAAAACGGCAAGCCATACTGCCAGCTATTGAATAATAAGAACGCGAATAAAGGAATGGATGTCCTGGTTTCCATTTCCCATGTAAAAAATTATGCGGTTGCCAACGCGGTTATTACGAAGAAAAGCTGA
- a CDS encoding NAD(P)H-hydrate dehydratase — MRLPTRLLRRKADSHKGDFGHVFILAGSAGLSGAAVLCAKAALRSGAGLVTLGIPASLNGPIIKIKPPEVMTLPLPETKEISLSPAAYNKIKEFSRKTDIIAIGPGLSQNKATQELILKVIAGIDKPMVIDADGLNSLGKQRKQFRGNIILTPHPGEMSRLTGLPVPVIQKNRKKVAKEFANEYNVEIVLKGKNTLVADNKDNFYVNKTGNPGMAKAGSGDVLTGIIAAFLGQGLNLFQAAKYAVYLHGSAGDLAAKKKTQISMTASDIIDMLPEAIKKS; from the coding sequence ATGCGGTTGCCAACGCGGTTATTACGAAGAAAAGCTGATTCCCACAAAGGGGACTTCGGCCATGTTTTCATACTGGCCGGTTCAGCCGGGCTTTCCGGGGCAGCGGTCCTCTGCGCGAAAGCCGCGCTGCGCAGCGGGGCAGGGCTGGTTACTTTAGGGATACCAGCCAGTTTAAATGGTCCGATAATAAAGATCAAACCTCCGGAGGTAATGACCTTGCCTTTGCCGGAAACAAAAGAAATATCCCTGAGCCCCGCGGCTTACAACAAGATAAAAGAATTCTCCCGCAAAACGGATATAATCGCTATCGGGCCTGGTCTTTCTCAGAACAAAGCGACGCAGGAACTGATACTTAAAGTTATAGCCGGCATAGACAAGCCCATGGTGATCGACGCGGATGGCCTGAACAGCCTGGGAAAACAGCGTAAACAATTCAGGGGTAATATTATTCTAACCCCTCATCCGGGGGAGATGTCCAGGCTTACCGGACTGCCGGTGCCCGTTATACAAAAAAACAGAAAAAAAGTTGCCAAAGAATTCGCAAATGAGTATAATGTAGAGATTGTGCTAAAGGGTAAAAATACCCTAGTCGCAGATAATAAAGACAATTTTTACGTGAATAAAACCGGCAACCCCGGGATGGCCAAAGCGGGAAGCGGGGATGTGCTGACCGGGATAATCGCGGCCTTCCTGGGACAAGGACTTAACCTGTTCCAGGCAGCGAAATACGCCGTGTATTTACATGGTTCAGCCGGCGACTTGGCCGCGAAGAAAAAAACCCAGATTAGCATGACCGCCTCGGACATCATAGACATGCTTCCCGAAGCGATCAAGAAAAGTTAG